The following coding sequences lie in one Acidimicrobiia bacterium genomic window:
- a CDS encoding DUF1446 domain-containing protein has product MTAPLRIANCSGFYGDRMSAAAEMVEGGPIDVLTGDWLAELTMLILARTRAKHPRGGYARSFVIQMEQVMGTCLDRGIKVVSNAGGLDPDACAEAVAEVADRLGLSPRIAYVRGDDLLPRLPELVTAGVEMAHLDTGEPIGDTARFISANAYFGCWGIVEALRGGADIVITGRVTDAAIVCGPAAWHHHWERDNWDALAGAVVAGHVIECGTQATGGNYSFFTEVPGLVRPGFPWAEVAADGSSIIGKHDGAGGQVSIGTVTSQLLYEIGGPAYLGPDVTARFDTIELTEVAPDRVRISGTKGEPPPATLKVAMNEWGGYRNDLAVAITGLDIETKAHLVEEGFWAACPYGPNDFASVTTQLVRTDKPDPATNEEAVALWRLCVKDPDEHKVGRTVSNAVIELALANIPGFFGVGAGPSTARPYGVFRPALVPAALVPQEVVALGGGAMVVTSVAPPGSVTVTPQPGPGVPGPTDATVAVPLGRIVGARSGDKGGNANLGVFARSDEAWAWLDAFLTIDRLQRLLPETADLVVTRHPLPSLRSLNFVIVGLLQEGVAASTRQDGQAKSLGEWLRARVVDAPASLLQ; this is encoded by the coding sequence ATGACCGCTCCCCTCCGTATCGCCAACTGCTCCGGCTTTTACGGCGACCGAATGAGCGCGGCAGCTGAGATGGTGGAGGGCGGGCCGATCGATGTGCTCACCGGCGACTGGCTGGCCGAACTCACGATGCTCATCCTCGCCCGCACCCGGGCCAAGCACCCTCGCGGGGGCTACGCCCGCAGTTTCGTCATCCAGATGGAGCAGGTGATGGGCACCTGCCTCGACCGCGGCATCAAGGTTGTGTCCAACGCCGGGGGCCTCGATCCCGATGCGTGCGCCGAAGCGGTGGCTGAGGTGGCCGACCGGCTCGGGTTGTCGCCGCGCATCGCCTACGTGCGCGGCGATGATCTCCTCCCCCGCCTGCCCGAGTTGGTGACCGCCGGTGTGGAGATGGCCCACCTCGATACGGGTGAGCCCATCGGCGACACCGCCCGGTTCATCAGCGCCAACGCCTACTTCGGATGCTGGGGCATCGTGGAGGCGCTGCGGGGTGGAGCCGACATCGTGATCACCGGTCGTGTTACCGATGCCGCCATCGTCTGCGGACCGGCGGCCTGGCATCACCACTGGGAGCGCGACAACTGGGATGCCCTCGCCGGGGCCGTGGTGGCCGGCCATGTCATTGAGTGCGGCACCCAAGCCACCGGCGGCAACTACTCCTTTTTTACCGAGGTGCCCGGCCTCGTGCGCCCTGGTTTTCCGTGGGCCGAAGTGGCGGCCGACGGATCGTCGATCATTGGCAAACATGACGGCGCAGGGGGGCAGGTGTCGATCGGCACCGTCACTTCACAGTTGCTCTACGAAATCGGTGGCCCCGCCTATCTCGGTCCCGACGTCACCGCCCGCTTCGACACCATCGAACTCACCGAGGTGGCCCCGGACCGAGTTCGCATCAGCGGTACGAAGGGTGAACCGCCCCCGGCCACACTGAAGGTGGCCATGAACGAGTGGGGCGGGTACCGCAACGACCTGGCCGTGGCCATCACCGGCCTCGACATCGAAACCAAGGCCCACCTGGTGGAGGAGGGGTTCTGGGCGGCCTGTCCCTACGGGCCAAACGACTTCGCCAGCGTGACCACTCAACTCGTGCGCACGGACAAGCCCGATCCCGCCACCAACGAAGAGGCCGTTGCGCTGTGGCGGCTTTGCGTCAAGGACCCCGACGAGCACAAGGTGGGCCGAACGGTCTCCAACGCCGTCATCGAACTGGCCCTAGCCAACATCCCGGGGTTCTTCGGGGTGGGGGCCGGGCCCTCCACCGCCCGTCCCTACGGCGTGTTCCGGCCCGCCCTTGTTCCCGCCGCCCTCGTCCCCCAGGAGGTCGTGGCGCTCGGCGGCGGCGCCATGGTGGTGACCTCGGTGGCGCCCCCGGGGTCGGTGACGGTCACCCCCCAACCCGGGCCAGGGGTGCCTGGGCCCACCGACGCCACCGTGGCGGTACCGTTGGGACGCATCGTGGGCGCCCGCTCGGGCGACAAGGGCGGCAACGCCAACCTCGGCGTGTTCGCCCGTAGCGACGAGGCGTGGGCCTGGCTGGACGCCTTCCTCACCATCGATCGCCTCCAGAGGCTCTTGCCCGAAACGGCAGACCTCGTGGTAACCCGCCACCCCCTGCCGTCGCTGCGCTCGCTCAACTTCGTGATCGTGGGCCTGCTGCAAGAGGGCGTGGCGGCCTCCACCCGCCAGGACGGCCAGGCCAAGAGCCTGGGCGAGTGGCTGCGGGCTCGCGTCGTTGACGCGCCCGCATCACTGCTGCAATGA